The Halobellus sp. MBLA0158 genome has a window encoding:
- a CDS encoding TatD family hydrolase — protein sequence MTTPQPTKRPTDAAYLDGDPDVPSELLSLPWIDPHNHAHTLSWNDRERYALAGCRAMLMIASGAHWTPYRPVAADDVRYLWDDAINRRAAIERNHFYEAKLGIGAPTRIRIEDPDALFDAMEAYVQLDEVAAVGETGITPSQHVSAWPLDEQRAAVGRQFEIAADADLPVVLHTPNKSIGPDRQYRDGMAVPGYEKNVALGADPVIDADTPALEAVRIDVEIAREVGLDEERIVASHADGNNLEFLLEETGCYASFTLGHSWMTGVTPADIADAIETYGPERIMVDTDCANILRSDPFSLKRAILELYRLGVDVEDIRRVVWKNPRSVLGLGDA from the coding sequence GTGACGACACCCCAGCCGACGAAGCGGCCGACCGACGCCGCGTACCTCGACGGCGACCCCGATGTCCCGTCGGAACTGCTCAGCCTCCCGTGGATCGACCCGCACAACCACGCTCACACCCTCTCGTGGAACGACCGGGAGCGCTACGCGCTCGCGGGCTGCCGCGCGATGCTGATGATCGCCTCCGGCGCCCACTGGACCCCCTACCGCCCCGTCGCCGCCGACGACGTGCGGTACCTCTGGGACGACGCGATCAACCGCCGCGCGGCCATCGAGCGGAACCACTTCTACGAGGCGAAACTCGGCATCGGCGCGCCGACGCGCATCCGCATCGAGGACCCCGACGCGCTGTTCGACGCGATGGAGGCCTACGTCCAGTTGGACGAGGTGGCCGCGGTCGGCGAGACCGGGATCACCCCTTCCCAACACGTCAGCGCCTGGCCGCTCGACGAGCAGCGCGCGGCCGTCGGGCGCCAGTTCGAGATCGCCGCCGACGCCGACCTGCCGGTCGTCCTCCACACGCCGAACAAGTCGATCGGTCCGGATCGCCAGTACCGCGACGGGATGGCCGTGCCGGGCTACGAGAAGAACGTCGCCCTCGGCGCGGACCCCGTGATCGATGCCGACACCCCCGCGCTGGAGGCGGTCCGGATCGACGTCGAAATCGCCCGCGAGGTCGGCCTCGACGAAGAGCGGATCGTCGCCTCCCACGCCGACGGCAACAACCTCGAATTCCTCTTGGAGGAGACCGGCTGCTACGCGAGCTTCACGCTGGGGCACTCGTGGATGACCGGCGTGACGCCCGCCGACATCGCGGACGCGATCGAGACCTACGGCCCCGAGCGGATCATGGTCGACACCGACTGCGCCAACATCCTCCGCTCGGACCCGTTCTCGCTGAAGCGAGCGATCCTCGAACTCTACCGGCTGGGCGTCGACGTCGAGGACATCCGGCGGGTCGTCTGGAAGAATCCGCGGTCGGTGCTCGGCCTCGGCGACGCGTGA
- a CDS encoding aminomethyl transferase family protein: MGEADPDEVDESPVSAMQTANRREDFGGRRPGEYTHWIEEQLSWKETCYLGDWTFLANLRLTGPDALELLSDVSINSFDDYAVGAGKHLVQVNEDGDVVADGVLVREGEEEFVIHGVPSYWTAYHLEKGDYDADTEWRDTFNFQIQGPNSLKVLDEVAGEAPRDVDFMHFGYIEIAGHDVRAVRFGMSGEIGFELQGPGEAGEDVWNAILEAGQEYGIRRLSVKTSAINQLESGIPTRIRDYVSAILHDDMAEYRDWLREHMHRDLITHPLEGSFDSDDITDWYRDPVELGWDWYVDEDDDFIGSEALKEKQANPERTLVTLEWADEDVKTVYDSLFETDDTYKYMDMPHQQKRAMVADRVVKDGEDVGVATMRGYTYYFRKMLSLAVVDTEYAEPGTEVTVLWGEGENRRSPTVERHVQKEVQATVAETPYKKDRRRANLQEEDD, encoded by the coding sequence ATGGGCGAGGCAGATCCCGACGAAGTAGACGAGAGTCCAGTGAGCGCGATGCAGACGGCCAACCGCCGCGAGGACTTCGGCGGCCGCCGTCCCGGCGAGTACACCCACTGGATCGAAGAACAGCTCTCCTGGAAGGAGACGTGCTACCTCGGCGACTGGACGTTCCTCGCGAACCTCCGACTGACCGGGCCGGACGCGCTCGAACTCCTCTCGGACGTCAGCATCAACTCCTTCGACGACTACGCCGTCGGCGCGGGCAAGCACCTCGTGCAGGTCAACGAGGACGGCGATGTCGTCGCCGACGGCGTCCTCGTCCGCGAGGGCGAAGAGGAGTTCGTCATCCACGGCGTGCCGTCGTACTGGACGGCCTATCACCTGGAGAAGGGCGACTACGACGCCGACACGGAGTGGCGCGACACCTTCAACTTCCAGATCCAGGGCCCGAACTCCCTGAAGGTGCTCGACGAGGTCGCGGGCGAGGCGCCCCGCGACGTCGACTTCATGCACTTCGGCTACATCGAGATCGCCGGTCACGACGTCCGCGCCGTGCGCTTCGGGATGTCCGGCGAGATCGGCTTCGAGCTCCAGGGCCCCGGCGAGGCCGGCGAGGACGTCTGGAACGCGATCTTGGAGGCGGGCCAGGAGTACGGCATCCGCCGGCTCAGCGTCAAGACCTCCGCGATCAATCAGCTCGAATCCGGCATCCCGACGCGGATCCGCGACTACGTCTCGGCGATCCTCCACGACGATATGGCCGAGTACCGCGACTGGCTCCGCGAGCACATGCACCGCGATCTGATCACCCACCCGCTGGAGGGGAGCTTCGACTCCGACGACATCACCGACTGGTACCGCGACCCCGTCGAACTCGGCTGGGACTGGTACGTCGACGAGGACGACGACTTCATCGGCAGCGAGGCGCTCAAGGAGAAACAGGCGAACCCCGAGCGCACGCTCGTCACCCTGGAGTGGGCCGACGAGGACGTCAAGACGGTCTACGATTCGCTCTTCGAGACCGACGACACCTACAAGTATATGGATATGCCTCACCAGCAGAAGCGGGCGATGGTCGCCGACCGGGTCGTGAAGGACGGCGAGGACGTCGGCGTCGCCACGATGCGGGGCTACACGTACTACTTCCGCAAGATGCTCTCGCTCGCCGTCGTCGACACCGAGTACGCCGAACCCGGGACCGAGGTGACGGTCCTGTGGGGCGAAGGCGAGAACCGCCGCAGTCCGACCGTCGAGCGGCACGTCCAAAAGGAGGTCCAAGCGACCGTCGCGGAGACGCCGTACAAGAAGGACCGCCGCCGCGCGAACCTCCAGGAAGAAGACGACTGA
- a CDS encoding WD40/YVTN/BNR-like repeat-containing protein, whose product MALLLGTDAGLYRVGDVPFDRDEAEQVVDCGMVTAVETFDSHDGVFVASTEGAYRSTDGGHTWEDLEVPLGDRFWHAGQSEVWSILGTEDALYAGTNDPYIFRSTDGGDTWAECKGFRDLPSRGHWESPIDPHYARLRVLEQVPGRPDQLIAGVEAGGIHVSYDGGQTWEDRRDTIVDDIHHVLPITEDVWLAATGYLDHNLENLGLGHAVAAGGLHRTTDGGESWTRIDQGNDFSYIRRVFIHDGAVIFCGGEEAPPAWREDDHEVALFESTNFGRDWERVDFPGEPHEVIETWAIHDGDVVCGSGLFDVPEPRDDVEGRLMRRNDDGTYETVGRIEANVSRIEPV is encoded by the coding sequence ATGGCGTTGTTACTCGGTACCGATGCCGGACTGTATCGCGTGGGCGACGTCCCGTTCGACCGGGACGAAGCCGAGCAGGTGGTCGACTGCGGGATGGTGACCGCCGTCGAGACGTTCGACTCACACGACGGCGTGTTCGTCGCCTCGACGGAGGGCGCCTACCGATCGACCGACGGCGGCCACACCTGGGAGGACCTGGAGGTGCCCCTCGGCGACCGCTTCTGGCACGCGGGCCAGAGCGAGGTGTGGTCGATCCTGGGGACCGAAGACGCGCTCTACGCGGGGACGAACGATCCCTACATCTTCCGCTCGACCGACGGCGGCGACACGTGGGCCGAGTGCAAGGGCTTCCGCGACCTGCCCTCGCGCGGCCACTGGGAGTCGCCGATCGACCCCCACTACGCCCGGCTTCGCGTGCTGGAGCAGGTCCCGGGCCGCCCCGACCAGCTCATCGCGGGCGTCGAGGCCGGTGGGATCCACGTGAGCTACGACGGCGGGCAGACCTGGGAGGACCGCCGCGACACCATCGTCGACGACATCCACCACGTCCTGCCGATCACCGAGGACGTCTGGCTCGCCGCGACGGGCTACCTCGACCACAACCTCGAAAATCTGGGCCTGGGCCACGCGGTCGCGGCGGGTGGGCTCCACCGGACGACCGACGGCGGCGAGTCCTGGACGCGGATCGACCAGGGCAACGACTTCTCCTACATCCGCCGGGTGTTCATCCACGACGGGGCCGTCATCTTCTGCGGCGGCGAGGAGGCCCCGCCCGCCTGGCGCGAGGACGACCACGAGGTGGCGCTCTTCGAGTCGACGAACTTCGGCCGCGACTGGGAGCGCGTCGACTTCCCCGGCGAGCCCCACGAGGTGATCGAGACGTGGGCGATCCACGACGGCGACGTCGTCTGCGGCTCGGGCCTCTTCGACGTGCCCGAACCGCGCGACGACGTCGAGGGGCGACTGATGCGCAGAAACGACGACGGCACCTACGAGACGGTCGGACGGATCGAGGCGAACGTCAGCCGGATCGAACCGGTCTGA
- a CDS encoding DoxX family protein, which yields MTDGDDDADSRRPPSFLGRLLFGGTLFYMSVDGFRNNDKRVEIAKDRGLPAAELLVPLATGMLLVATLLLTLWVWPLVAAAMVLLFFLSTTPVIHSFWRFEGGEKANQKIHFLKNIALIGATVTFLVEALRGRAD from the coding sequence ATGACTGACGGCGACGACGACGCCGACTCCAGACGCCCGCCGTCCTTCCTGGGCCGCCTGCTGTTCGGCGGGACGCTCTTCTATATGAGCGTCGACGGCTTCCGGAACAACGACAAGCGCGTCGAGATCGCCAAGGACCGCGGTCTCCCCGCCGCCGAACTCCTGGTCCCGCTGGCGACCGGGATGCTCCTCGTCGCGACCCTCCTGCTGACGCTGTGGGTGTGGCCGCTCGTGGCGGCGGCGATGGTGCTCCTGTTCTTCCTCTCGACCACGCCGGTGATCCATAGCTTCTGGCGGTTCGAGGGCGGCGAAAAGGCGAACCAGAAGATCCACTTCCTGAAGAACATCGCGCTGATCGGCGCGACCGTCACCTTCCTCGTCGAGGCGCTCCGCGGCCGCGCGGACTGA
- a CDS encoding amidohydrolase family protein: MARSSQASDRLVIDFGAHLHPTDPEEFQAFREFIEESDGSAIHSEMNALAARYEESGIDGAVLSSPFFMGNGDLDRVETGNDELLKTVNGWDNYYALAGIPTAAGGEEAAAEFERCLNAGFNGGALETKTDGIELHDPEVEPILEVADQTGAPILVHPKLNESLHPDALDDTWRLNAIFGREVALAESICKVVHTGVLDRYPNLNLVYHHTAGNIASMMGRIALQLDEGRWPGMEDVVGFDEFKSQVEERIYLDSSGYYGRSSPFRTTLEEFPSSQLLFGSDFPYETRVPEVFDKIVSSIDEVSSDADTRRILSDNALDLLVNV, from the coding sequence ATGGCACGAAGTAGCCAGGCCTCCGATAGACTTGTCATCGATTTCGGCGCGCACTTACACCCGACCGATCCCGAAGAGTTCCAGGCGTTCAGAGAATTTATTGAAGAATCAGATGGAAGTGCCATACACTCCGAGATGAATGCACTCGCCGCTCGGTACGAGGAATCCGGAATCGACGGTGCTGTTCTTTCTTCTCCCTTCTTTATGGGTAATGGTGATTTGGACCGCGTCGAAACCGGCAACGATGAACTGCTGAAAACCGTCAACGGTTGGGACAATTATTATGCCCTCGCTGGGATTCCGACGGCAGCAGGGGGCGAAGAGGCAGCGGCAGAGTTTGAGCGTTGTTTGAACGCGGGCTTCAATGGCGGAGCGCTCGAAACCAAAACTGACGGAATCGAACTACACGACCCGGAAGTCGAACCGATTCTTGAGGTGGCTGATCAAACTGGCGCACCTATCCTCGTTCACCCGAAACTCAACGAATCTCTCCATCCCGATGCTCTTGACGATACGTGGCGGCTGAATGCAATTTTCGGTCGTGAGGTCGCGTTGGCAGAGAGCATCTGCAAAGTCGTCCATACGGGTGTTCTGGATCGCTACCCGAATCTCAACCTCGTCTATCACCACACTGCGGGCAACATCGCCAGTATGATGGGGAGAATCGCGCTACAATTAGACGAGGGCCGATGGCCCGGTATGGAGGACGTAGTTGGGTTCGATGAGTTCAAGAGCCAAGTTGAGGAACGGATCTACCTCGACAGTTCGGGTTATTACGGGCGTAGCTCCCCGTTCCGTACTACGTTAGAGGAGTTCCCGTCCTCACAGCTGCTGTTTGGCTCGGACTTCCCCTACGAAACCCGAGTCCCGGAGGTGTTCGATAAGATCGTGTCGAGCATCGACGAAGTCTCCTCCGATGCCGATACTCGTCGGATTTTGAGTGACAACGCGCTCGACCTGCTTGTTAACGTCTAA
- a CDS encoding amidohydrolase family protein, translated as MSETVTEHEIIDFAAHIHPDDPPENEFAHRFVERDIGDVYRNIERYSECYDQAGIDSAVLSQPYYLGHHSAERARSANDALFEIIRDRPKYYGLASIPTAAGGEEAAAEFERCLNAGFNGGALETKTDGIELHDAEVEPILEVADQTGAPILVHPKLNESLHPDALDDTWMLNAVFGREVALAESICKVVHTGVLDRYPNLNLVYHHTAGNIASMMGRIHNQMEKFPPEVWAGSADDQIKSYREFKRQLESRIYLDISGHYGQNSTLRTALSEFPTSQLLFGTDFPFETRTTEDFDQFVNSVGAECSETDAHRIFSENALNLLVAA; from the coding sequence GTGAGTGAAACCGTGACCGAGCACGAGATTATCGATTTCGCGGCGCACATACACCCAGACGATCCGCCAGAGAACGAATTCGCCCATAGGTTCGTAGAACGCGATATCGGTGACGTCTATCGAAATATAGAGCGTTATTCCGAGTGTTACGACCAAGCCGGAATAGACAGCGCGGTGCTTTCACAGCCATACTATCTGGGGCATCATAGTGCGGAACGTGCAAGGAGCGCAAACGACGCCCTGTTCGAGATTATCCGAGACCGACCGAAGTACTACGGGCTAGCATCGATCCCGACGGCGGCAGGGGGCGAAGAGGCGGCAGCGGAGTTCGAGCGTTGTTTGAACGCGGGCTTCAACGGCGGGGCTCTCGAAACCAAGACGGATGGAATCGAACTGCACGACGCCGAAGTCGAACCCATCCTCGAAGTCGCCGACCAAACTGGCGCACCTATCCTCGTTCACCCGAAACTCAACGAATCCCTTCACCCCGACGCCCTCGACGATACGTGGATGCTCAACGCCGTTTTCGGTCGTGAGGTCGCGTTGGCAGAGAGCATCTGCAAAGTCGTCCATACGGGTGTTCTGGATCGCTACCCGAATCTCAACCTCGTCTATCACCACACTGCGGGCAACATCGCCAGTATGATGGGAAGGATTCACAATCAAATGGAGAAGTTTCCCCCTGAAGTTTGGGCGGGATCGGCTGATGATCAGATAAAATCCTACCGCGAGTTCAAACGGCAACTCGAATCACGCATCTACCTGGATATTTCGGGGCACTACGGTCAAAACAGCACACTCAGGACTGCGTTGTCGGAATTTCCGACGTCACAGCTCCTTTTCGGGACGGACTTTCCATTCGAGACGCGTACCACCGAGGATTTCGATCAGTTCGTCAACAGCGTTGGGGCAGAGTGCTCGGAGACAGATGCACATCGGATCTTCAGCGAAAACGCGCTGAACCTCCTTGTGGCCGCGTAG
- a CDS encoding ABC transporter permease, translating into MSVPTSERISLRARIPEQLISNEKVVFVEAFVVLVLVWSGLAHGLEMTDTISSPMLVGASLYELLISMEWLIHVQTTLQRSLYGFVVTMVVGTFLGILMGMSDFWRDALKDFVTIGLALPSLFAVVFVAMWYAPTGLVTELTPTVAAMTIGFPFVTQNVYQGIRGVDMDLVDMSNSFEVSRREMIRHVLLPSVLPEWFSGVRYAFAIAWKITTLAELIVAEIGVGFMINEGMRTLSLTSVLTWTVLFLIVILFVEYGILQQIEKRLFAWRQSEGIAWA; encoded by the coding sequence ATGAGTGTCCCGACCAGCGAGCGGATCAGCCTGAGAGCTCGTATACCTGAGCAGTTGATATCGAACGAGAAGGTAGTGTTCGTAGAGGCGTTTGTCGTCTTAGTCCTCGTCTGGTCAGGCCTCGCTCACGGATTGGAGATGACGGATACCATCTCCTCCCCGATGTTGGTCGGAGCGAGTCTGTACGAACTTCTCATCAGTATGGAATGGCTCATCCACGTTCAAACCACACTCCAACGGAGCCTGTATGGCTTCGTCGTGACAATGGTGGTTGGAACGTTTTTGGGGATACTAATGGGTATGAGTGATTTCTGGCGAGATGCACTGAAAGATTTCGTTACTATCGGCCTCGCGCTACCGTCATTGTTTGCAGTGGTTTTCGTAGCAATGTGGTACGCGCCGACCGGGCTCGTGACCGAGCTTACTCCGACTGTCGCAGCAATGACTATCGGATTTCCGTTTGTGACACAAAACGTGTATCAGGGTATCCGCGGTGTCGATATGGATCTGGTCGATATGTCCAACTCGTTCGAGGTCTCACGTAGAGAAATGATCCGACACGTCCTTCTCCCGTCGGTCTTGCCGGAGTGGTTCTCGGGCGTTCGGTACGCGTTCGCAATCGCCTGGAAGATCACAACTCTCGCCGAGTTAATCGTCGCCGAGATCGGTGTCGGCTTTATGATCAACGAAGGGATGCGCACGCTGTCTTTAACGTCAGTACTCACGTGGACCGTTCTGTTCCTCATCGTCATTCTCTTCGTCGAGTACGGTATTCTCCAACAGATCGAGAAACGGCTCTTCGCGTGGCGGCAATCGGAGGGAATCGCGTGGGCATAA
- a CDS encoding ABC transporter ATP-binding protein: MTSADAGAIKVQNLAKEYETEGGMELVFEDVSFEIEPSSFVTLIGKSGSGKSTLLDIVSGITKATAGSVTFDPPDVELGHVFQSPRLLPWRTCLKNIEYVHKDNPDYTDDLAKQYLDMVGLSDHYNKYPTQLSGGQQQRVGIARALSIDPEILLMDEPFSNLDEITAESLRQELLQIWGELNKTIFFVTHDITEAIELSDRILMIGNGEIYGDVSVDLDRPRDLESNEFLQFRQQAIDKFHSIE, from the coding sequence GTGACATCCGCGGATGCTGGGGCGATCAAAGTACAGAACCTCGCGAAAGAGTATGAGACCGAGGGTGGAATGGAACTCGTCTTCGAGGACGTGTCGTTTGAAATCGAGCCCTCGAGCTTCGTGACGCTCATCGGGAAATCCGGTAGTGGGAAGTCAACACTGCTCGACATCGTTAGCGGCATTACGAAAGCGACGGCTGGATCAGTGACGTTCGATCCCCCAGACGTAGAACTCGGTCACGTATTCCAGTCACCACGGTTGCTTCCGTGGCGGACCTGCCTAAAGAACATCGAGTACGTTCACAAGGACAATCCCGACTACACCGACGACCTAGCTAAGCAATATCTCGATATGGTCGGGCTGAGTGATCACTACAACAAATACCCAACCCAACTCTCTGGTGGACAACAACAGCGAGTCGGGATCGCTCGAGCGCTGAGTATCGATCCAGAAATATTGCTAATGGACGAACCGTTCAGTAATCTCGACGAGATCACAGCTGAAAGTCTGCGGCAGGAGCTACTACAAATCTGGGGGGAACTAAACAAGACAATATTCTTCGTGACGCACGATATAACCGAAGCGATCGAATTGTCCGATCGAATCCTTATGATCGGTAACGGTGAGATCTATGGAGACGTTTCAGTCGATCTCGACCGACCACGGGATCTCGAATCGAACGAGTTCCTTCAATTCCGCCAGCAGGCGATAGACAAGTTCCACAGTATCGAGTGA
- a CDS encoding ABC transporter permease encodes MATKNKFSGIGGINLLGGGWPARVFGVGLLFAGWFALAWYFPNELMPFPIETLVLATEFVRSGVIWGHLFATLWRILWGFTGSMAIGIALGVAMGSSRFGRLFFVPYTVFGLSIPAVAWAAIALLIFGFSDLTIVFATVAVTYPYIAINIWKGVENIDADLIKMSKSFDVSNIQMLRHMILPSIGSALFASVRFGLAISWKIVTIGEVFAANNGIGAILFEAYELYRFEEAWAWAVIFIIFLLLIEYAIFKPLERRVQNYRQDVDFSGGAVT; translated from the coding sequence ATGGCAACGAAAAATAAATTCTCTGGGATTGGCGGAATAAATCTTCTCGGAGGAGGCTGGCCAGCAAGGGTATTCGGTGTGGGGCTTCTGTTCGCCGGATGGTTCGCATTAGCTTGGTACTTCCCGAACGAACTGATGCCGTTCCCCATAGAAACGCTGGTATTAGCCACGGAGTTCGTTCGTAGTGGTGTTATTTGGGGCCATCTTTTCGCTACTCTGTGGCGTATTCTGTGGGGCTTTACTGGATCAATGGCGATTGGGATCGCTCTCGGAGTGGCGATGGGATCGTCACGATTCGGTCGGCTGTTTTTTGTTCCATACACCGTTTTTGGTCTCTCTATCCCGGCAGTCGCGTGGGCGGCAATTGCTCTCCTCATTTTCGGTTTCTCCGATCTAACGATCGTGTTCGCAACTGTAGCTGTTACTTATCCGTATATTGCGATCAATATTTGGAAAGGTGTAGAAAATATTGACGCAGATCTCATCAAAATGAGCAAATCATTCGATGTCTCGAATATCCAGATGCTTCGGCATATGATTCTGCCGAGTATCGGATCTGCACTCTTCGCATCCGTCCGATTCGGTCTCGCGATTTCGTGGAAGATCGTCACTATCGGCGAGGTATTCGCAGCGAACAACGGTATTGGAGCGATATTGTTCGAGGCTTACGAATTGTACCGGTTCGAAGAAGCGTGGGCGTGGGCAGTTATTTTCATTATTTTCTTGCTGCTTATTGAGTATGCTATCTTCAAACCGCTCGAGCGGCGTGTTCAGAATTACCGACAAGATGTTGATTTCTCGGGAGGTGCAGTCACGTAA
- a CDS encoding CaiB/BaiF CoA transferase family protein: MTDESKILDGITVVDLSTFVTGGFCSAMLANQGADVIKVEQPGYGDAIRHSGPPFIQEESPYYWTVNYGKESIELDLKNPRAVEALYELAEEADVFIQNYRPGVAERLGVDYESIKEHNDDVVYLAVSAFGQTGPWRERTGYDLLIQGMSGIMSVTGEEDRQPVKVGLPMTDLITAMWAAFGVTSALYKRARTGEGEYIDLGMLESTLPWLTKQAGQVFAGEEPERMGTKDPVLAPYQTFETKDGYINICILNEKLWGELCEALDRPELEDDDRFATNADRVGNVDALEAEIEDTLADGTTEEWIETIAEEGGVPAGPVYDVEEALNNPQIDARGTITEIDHPELGTIPVIEHPLKFENADNGFELPPPLLGEHNRKVFRRLGYAEEEIDEMEAAGVFGDRDGSAE; the protein is encoded by the coding sequence ATGACTGACGAAAGCAAGATACTCGACGGCATCACGGTGGTAGATCTCTCGACGTTCGTCACGGGCGGCTTCTGCTCTGCGATGCTCGCGAACCAGGGCGCAGACGTGATCAAAGTCGAACAGCCCGGCTACGGCGACGCGATCCGCCACTCGGGCCCACCGTTCATCCAGGAGGAATCGCCGTACTACTGGACGGTGAACTACGGGAAGGAGAGCATCGAACTGGACCTGAAGAACCCCCGGGCGGTGGAGGCGCTCTACGAACTGGCCGAGGAGGCGGACGTCTTCATCCAGAACTACCGCCCCGGGGTCGCAGAGCGCCTCGGCGTCGACTACGAGTCGATCAAGGAACACAACGACGACGTCGTCTACCTCGCCGTGTCGGCGTTCGGCCAGACCGGGCCGTGGCGCGAGCGGACCGGATACGACCTCCTCATCCAGGGGATGAGCGGCATCATGAGCGTCACCGGTGAGGAGGACAGACAGCCGGTGAAGGTCGGGCTCCCGATGACGGACCTGATCACGGCGATGTGGGCCGCCTTCGGCGTCACCTCGGCGCTCTACAAGCGCGCGCGGACCGGCGAGGGCGAGTACATCGACCTCGGGATGCTGGAGTCGACGCTCCCGTGGCTCACCAAGCAGGCCGGCCAGGTCTTCGCCGGCGAGGAGCCCGAGCGGATGGGAACGAAAGACCCCGTGCTCGCGCCCTACCAGACGTTCGAGACGAAGGACGGCTACATCAACATCTGCATCCTCAACGAGAAGCTCTGGGGCGAACTGTGCGAGGCCCTCGACCGGCCGGAACTGGAGGACGACGACCGGTTCGCGACGAACGCCGACCGGGTCGGCAACGTCGACGCGCTGGAAGCAGAGATCGAAGACACCCTCGCCGACGGGACCACCGAAGAGTGGATCGAGACCATCGCCGAGGAGGGCGGCGTCCCGGCGGGGCCCGTCTACGACGTCGAGGAGGCGCTGAACAACCCCCAGATCGACGCCCGCGGGACGATCACGGAGATCGACCACCCCGAACTCGGGACGATCCCCGTGATCGAGCATCCCCTGAAGTTCGAGAACGCCGACAACGGCTTCGAGCTCCCGCCGCCGCTGCTCGGCGAGCACAACCGCAAGGTGTTCAGGCGGCTGGGCTACGCCGAAGAGGAGATCGACGAGATGGAGGCCGCCGGCGTCTTCGGTGATCGAGATGGCTCAGCGGAGTGA
- a CDS encoding thiolase C-terminal domain-containing protein, whose product MTGVGIDGVGMTEFASETDDSVLELGSRAAERALADAGRPGEITSVHVGNALAGQLTTQAGVANALTSYLGIEGARADRVENTSASGASALHRGIDAVREGDSEVALVVGVEKMSGGATAEVTEAISRLVHAREYAQGLTLPSFAGLAAGAYLDRYDAPRESLAAVAVKNHANAVHNRFAQFQKAVTVESALESPVIAEPLRLYDCCSMTDGAAAVVLCRDGDVDVSGVASATGTHAVASRSDLLDFESVRRAGKRAFDRAGLGPDDVDVACIHDAFTILELLELEELGFYEAGTAWRAVRDGETDLDGSLPVNPGGGLKARGHPLGATGVAQIVELVWQLRGDAPAERRVDGPETGLAINVAGFGNNSVCTLLSG is encoded by the coding sequence ATGACCGGGGTCGGGATCGACGGCGTCGGGATGACCGAGTTCGCCTCCGAGACCGACGACTCCGTGCTCGAACTCGGGAGCCGCGCCGCCGAGCGGGCGCTCGCGGACGCGGGCCGTCCCGGAGAGATCACCTCCGTCCACGTCGGGAACGCGCTCGCGGGCCAACTGACGACGCAGGCGGGCGTCGCGAACGCGCTGACGTCGTATCTCGGTATCGAGGGCGCCCGCGCCGACCGGGTGGAGAACACGAGCGCCAGCGGCGCGAGCGCGCTCCACCGCGGCATCGACGCGGTCCGCGAGGGCGACTCCGAGGTGGCGCTCGTCGTCGGCGTCGAGAAGATGTCCGGCGGCGCGACGGCCGAGGTGACGGAGGCGATCAGCCGGCTGGTCCACGCCCGGGAGTACGCCCAGGGGCTGACGCTGCCCTCCTTCGCGGGACTTGCGGCCGGCGCGTACCTCGATCGCTACGACGCACCCAGGGAGTCGCTGGCGGCGGTCGCGGTGAAGAACCACGCGAACGCCGTCCACAACCGATTCGCGCAGTTTCAGAAGGCCGTCACGGTCGAGTCGGCGCTGGAGTCGCCGGTGATCGCCGAACCGCTCCGGCTCTACGACTGCTGTTCGATGACCGACGGGGCGGCCGCGGTCGTCCTCTGCCGCGACGGCGACGTCGACGTCTCGGGCGTCGCCAGCGCCACGGGGACCCACGCGGTCGCGTCGCGTTCGGACCTGCTCGACTTCGAGAGCGTGCGGCGGGCCGGAAAGCGGGCGTTCGACCGCGCGGGACTCGGTCCCGACGACGTCGACGTCGCGTGCATCCACGACGCGTTCACGATCCTGGAACTGCTCGAACTGGAGGAGCTCGGCTTCTACGAGGCCGGGACGGCGTGGCGGGCGGTCCGGGACGGCGAGACCGACCTCGACGGGTCGCTCCCCGTGAACCCCGGGGGCGGCCTCAAGGCGCGCGGACACCCGCTCGGCGCGACCGGCGTGGCGCAGATCGTCGAACTGGTCTGGCAGCTGCGCGGCGACGCGCCCGCGGAGCGGCGGGTCGACGGTCCAGAGACCGGCCTGGCGATCAACGTCGCCGGCTTCGGTAACAACAGCGTGTGTACCCTCCTGAGCGGATGA